In Rathayibacter sp. VKM Ac-2762, one DNA window encodes the following:
- a CDS encoding putative Ig domain-containing protein gives MRSSTVPRPPAVEDGTSQPRDPGAARRLRRGLLGLIAAVALLVGTAVPLAAVAAPSVPVLGVAAWGSSTDGKTSVPAGVGGVLSLAAGRTHSLAANGDGGVVAWGRGSYGQTSVPDGLTGVVAVSAGDYSSHALKSDGTVVSWGYDGDGQVSRSAALTGIVAISSSRDNSLALGNDGTVTSWGSNGLGEGLVPAGLGGVTAIAAGQRHSLAVSGGRVVAWGWDLYGQTDVPAGLEGVVAVAAGETHSLALKEDGTVVAWGASSDSVVVDYGQTTVPEGLSGVVAIAAASDYSLALKGDGTIVGWGRSSAGQLQFPAGLAGTTALAAGPDHVLARGPRPVLTADAPPASGPLGAAASYTFAADRPASFAVASGSLPDGLSLSASGVLSGTPTTAGTSTFAVSARNPFGATVGAPHTFAVAETTVAPTLAGDPPAATVGTPYDFDYSVTGTPAPTVSLVSGTLPAGLSLDDRGGLTGTPTTAGRSTFTLRASNAAGSAETTSTVVVSPAAAAPAISGTPGPGVVGTPYDFGYTVSGFPAPSVAVSSGALPSGLTLTPAGRLTGTPSAPGTFTFTLAARAGTASAETTSTVTVSSPTVAPTLSGTVAAGVVGSAYDFRYAVSGTPAPSVSLVSGALPAGLTLDATGRLSGTPTTAGTTTFSIQAANSAGTARATSTLTVSPKQVATKADLRVDLSGPASAVKGRTLTYTLITTNAGPAASGSVFSQVVLPAGVQFVSATGSYTRVGNVVVFQRAGLADGRTVSEKITVRAAVSGTATALAAAFSTKTPDPSIRSNADTASTTIR, from the coding sequence ATGCGCTCCAGCACCGTCCCTCGTCCGCCCGCCGTCGAGGACGGCACGTCGCAGCCGCGGGATCCAGGAGCGGCGCGGCGGCTCCGGCGGGGTCTGCTCGGGCTGATCGCGGCCGTCGCGCTCCTCGTCGGCACCGCCGTTCCTCTCGCGGCGGTCGCCGCTCCGTCCGTCCCGGTCCTCGGGGTGGCGGCCTGGGGAAGCAGCACCGATGGGAAGACCTCGGTCCCGGCCGGGGTCGGGGGCGTCCTCTCCCTCGCCGCGGGTCGGACCCACAGCCTCGCCGCGAACGGCGACGGCGGGGTCGTCGCCTGGGGCCGCGGGTCGTACGGGCAGACCAGCGTCCCCGACGGTCTCACGGGGGTCGTCGCGGTCTCCGCCGGCGACTACAGCAGCCATGCGCTGAAGAGCGACGGGACCGTGGTCTCCTGGGGCTACGACGGCGACGGGCAGGTGTCGAGGAGTGCCGCGCTGACCGGGATCGTCGCGATCTCGTCCTCCCGCGACAACAGCCTCGCGCTCGGCAACGACGGCACCGTCACGTCGTGGGGCAGCAACGGGCTGGGCGAGGGCCTGGTCCCGGCCGGCCTCGGAGGCGTCACGGCCATCGCCGCGGGCCAGCGCCACAGCCTCGCCGTGTCCGGCGGGAGGGTGGTCGCCTGGGGCTGGGACCTCTACGGGCAGACCGACGTCCCCGCGGGGCTTGAGGGCGTGGTGGCCGTCGCGGCGGGAGAGACCCACAGCCTCGCGCTGAAGGAGGACGGCACCGTCGTCGCCTGGGGCGCGAGCTCCGACTCGGTCGTCGTCGACTACGGCCAGACCACGGTGCCGGAAGGCCTGTCCGGGGTCGTGGCGATCGCCGCCGCGTCCGACTACAGCCTCGCGCTGAAGGGCGACGGCACGATCGTCGGCTGGGGCCGGAGCTCGGCCGGGCAGCTGCAGTTCCCCGCCGGCCTCGCCGGCACGACGGCTCTCGCCGCCGGACCCGATCACGTGCTCGCCCGGGGCCCGCGTCCGGTCCTGACGGCGGATGCTCCTCCCGCGTCCGGGCCGCTCGGAGCGGCCGCCTCGTACACCTTCGCGGCCGACCGCCCCGCCTCGTTCGCGGTCGCCTCCGGCTCCCTCCCCGACGGCCTGTCCCTCAGCGCGTCCGGGGTCCTCTCCGGCACGCCGACGACCGCGGGCACGTCCACCTTCGCCGTCTCCGCGCGGAACCCCTTCGGCGCCACCGTCGGGGCCCCGCACACGTTCGCCGTGGCGGAGACGACGGTCGCGCCGACCCTGGCCGGCGACCCGCCCGCCGCGACGGTGGGCACCCCGTACGACTTCGACTACAGCGTGACGGGCACACCGGCGCCGACGGTCTCGCTCGTCTCCGGAACGCTCCCCGCCGGCCTGAGCCTCGATGATCGTGGCGGCCTGACCGGAACGCCGACGACCGCCGGCCGCTCCACCTTCACCCTGCGGGCTTCAAACGCTGCGGGGAGCGCGGAGACCACCAGCACCGTCGTCGTCTCCCCCGCCGCCGCTGCACCGGCGATCTCCGGCACCCCCGGGCCGGGCGTCGTCGGCACCCCCTACGACTTCGGCTACACCGTCTCCGGCTTCCCCGCGCCGTCGGTGGCCGTCTCCTCCGGTGCGCTCCCGTCCGGCCTCACCCTGACTCCGGCCGGGCGCCTGACCGGGACTCCGTCCGCGCCGGGCACCTTCACGTTCACGCTGGCGGCCCGCGCCGGCACCGCCTCCGCGGAGACCACCAGCACCGTCACCGTCTCGTCGCCGACGGTCGCGCCGACCCTCTCCGGGACGGTCGCGGCCGGCGTCGTCGGCTCGGCCTACGACTTCCGCTACGCGGTGAGCGGCACGCCCGCTCCGTCGGTCTCCCTGGTCTCCGGCGCACTGCCCGCCGGACTCACCCTCGACGCGACCGGGCGCCTCTCCGGGACGCCGACCACGGCCGGGACCACCACCTTCAGCATCCAGGCCGCGAACTCGGCGGGCACGGCTCGGGCGACGAGCACGCTGACGGTCTCCCCGAAGCAGGTCGCGACGAAGGCCGATCTGCGCGTCGACCTCTCCGGCCCGGCCTCGGCGGTGAAGGGGAGGACGCTCACCTACACCCTCATCACGACGAACGCCGGTCCGGCTGCGTCTGGGTCGGTCTTCTCGCAGGTCGTCCTGCCCGCGGGTGTGCAGTTCGTCTCGGCGACAGGCTCGTACACCAGGGTCGGGAACGTCGTGGTGTTCCAGCGGGCCGGCCTGGCGGACGGGCGGACCGTGTCGGAGAAGATCACGGTGAGGGCGGCTGTCTCCGGCACGGCGACCGCGCTGGCGGCGGCGTTCTCGACGAAGACGCCCGACCCGTCCATCCGCAGCAACGCGGACACGGCGAGCACGACGATCCGCTGA
- a CDS encoding dihydrodipicolinate synthase family protein translates to MLTGLSAFPLTPLRDDSLDERSFAALVERLARAGVDSIGALGSTGSAPYLDRGERRRAAEIAVRGAGPVPVVVGIGALRTSQVLALAEDAQSAGASAVLLAPLGYQPLTDEDVLGLYEDVTAQLSVPLVVYDNPGTTRFSFSDDLYGAVARLPQVASLKIPGVPEGPGAAAARVSEIRARVPEGVTVGVSGDAAGARGLLGGCDAWYSVIGGIFPRTALSIARAAQSGDEAAAIAGSARLQPVWDLFAEHGGSYRVVAAMAEQLGLAEARCLPRPVRGLGARARARVAEVLAELGPVLE, encoded by the coding sequence GTGCTCACCGGACTCAGCGCCTTCCCCCTCACACCGCTCCGCGACGACAGTCTCGACGAGCGGTCGTTCGCCGCTCTCGTCGAGCGGCTCGCGCGGGCGGGAGTCGACTCGATCGGCGCCCTGGGCTCGACCGGCTCGGCTCCGTACCTGGACCGCGGCGAGCGCCGGCGCGCAGCAGAGATCGCCGTCCGCGGCGCCGGCCCGGTGCCGGTCGTGGTCGGGATCGGGGCGCTGCGCACCTCGCAGGTGCTGGCGCTCGCCGAGGACGCGCAGAGCGCCGGGGCGAGCGCGGTGCTCCTGGCGCCGCTCGGCTACCAGCCGCTGACGGACGAGGACGTGCTGGGGCTCTACGAGGACGTGACGGCTCAGCTCTCGGTGCCGCTCGTCGTGTACGACAACCCCGGGACGACGCGCTTCTCCTTCTCCGACGACCTCTACGGGGCCGTCGCCCGGCTGCCGCAGGTCGCCTCCCTCAAGATCCCCGGCGTGCCGGAGGGACCGGGCGCCGCGGCGGCGCGCGTCAGCGAGATCCGGGCGCGGGTGCCGGAGGGGGTCACTGTCGGGGTCTCGGGGGACGCCGCGGGTGCGCGCGGGCTGCTCGGCGGCTGCGACGCCTGGTACTCGGTGATCGGCGGCATCTTCCCGCGGACGGCGCTGTCGATCGCCCGGGCGGCGCAGTCGGGCGACGAGGCGGCGGCGATCGCGGGATCGGCACGCCTGCAGCCCGTCTGGGACCTCTTCGCGGAGCACGGCGGCAGCTACCGCGTGGTCGCGGCGATGGCGGAGCAGCTCGGTCTCGCCGAGGCGCGCTGCCTCCCGCGTCCGGTCCGCGGGCTCGGTGCACGGGCGCGGGCCCGGGTCGCGGAGGTCCTGGCGGAGCTGGGGCCTGTGCTGGAGTGA
- a CDS encoding ATP-binding cassette domain-containing protein, whose translation MPSSSRTTPPAVVLHDCTFAWPDGSVVLDRVTAAFGRGRTGLVGANGAGKSTLVRLVTGGLSPTAGSVSTTGPVDLLPQRLRRGPDDTVADLLGIRHRLDALHAILRGDADPRHFEVLADDWDLEARALAALGDAGLDLEEADLLRPVATLSGGQAVLSAVTGVRLRGGPIAVLDEPTNDLDRRSRGLLLDLVDRWRGTLVLVSHDRELLEHVDEIAELRDGAVRTSGGTFSAFEERLALEQAAAERDLRDADRLLRAERRQRIEAETTIARRARAGARSAESMPAILANARRGRAEATAGRLRSGHGAAEARAREQVDAASRAVREDDRVRLDLPDPGVAAGRRLAEVTVRGRTTVLQGPERIAVVGANGTGKTTLLEHLVGAPGAREHPLAGTTARALTERVGWLPQRREGLLDEEATVREHVSRAAPDRPAVELRNALARLLVRGDVVDRRIASLSGGERFRVALAGLVLAQPAPQLLVLDEPTNDLDLATTDHLVDVLAAWRGGLVVVSHDEAFLDRLGLHSRVVLDPE comes from the coding sequence GTGCCCTCCTCGTCCCGCACCACCCCGCCCGCCGTCGTCCTCCACGACTGCACGTTCGCCTGGCCCGACGGCTCCGTCGTCCTCGACCGCGTCACCGCTGCGTTCGGACGCGGGCGCACCGGTCTCGTCGGAGCGAACGGCGCCGGCAAGTCGACCCTCGTCCGCCTCGTCACCGGCGGCCTCTCCCCCACCGCCGGGAGCGTCTCGACGACGGGACCCGTCGACCTGCTGCCCCAGCGCCTCCGGCGAGGGCCCGACGACACCGTCGCCGATCTCCTCGGGATCCGGCATCGCCTGGACGCTCTGCACGCGATCCTCCGCGGCGACGCGGATCCGCGGCACTTCGAGGTGCTCGCGGACGACTGGGACCTCGAGGCCCGAGCGCTCGCCGCACTCGGCGACGCCGGTCTCGACCTGGAGGAGGCGGACCTGCTGCGGCCGGTCGCGACCCTCTCCGGAGGGCAGGCCGTCCTCTCGGCCGTGACCGGCGTCCGGCTGCGCGGCGGGCCGATCGCCGTGCTCGACGAGCCGACGAACGACCTCGACCGGCGCTCCCGAGGGCTTCTGCTCGACCTGGTCGACCGGTGGCGCGGGACGCTCGTGCTCGTCAGCCACGACCGGGAGCTGCTCGAGCACGTCGACGAGATCGCGGAGCTGCGCGACGGGGCGGTCCGCACCTCGGGCGGGACGTTCTCGGCGTTCGAGGAGCGGCTCGCCCTCGAGCAGGCGGCCGCGGAGCGCGATCTGCGCGACGCCGACCGGCTTCTCCGCGCCGAGCGGCGGCAGCGCATCGAGGCCGAGACGACCATCGCCCGCCGGGCGCGGGCGGGGGCGCGATCGGCGGAGTCGATGCCCGCGATCCTCGCGAACGCGCGGAGAGGACGAGCCGAGGCGACCGCGGGACGGCTGCGCTCCGGGCACGGGGCCGCGGAGGCGCGGGCGCGCGAGCAGGTCGACGCAGCGTCGCGGGCAGTGCGGGAAGACGACCGGGTCCGCCTCGACCTGCCGGACCCCGGGGTCGCGGCCGGGCGCCGTCTGGCGGAGGTGACGGTGCGCGGCCGGACGACGGTGCTCCAGGGGCCGGAGCGGATCGCCGTGGTCGGCGCGAACGGGACGGGGAAGACGACCCTGCTCGAGCACCTCGTCGGGGCGCCGGGTGCGCGGGAGCATCCGCTCGCCGGCACCACGGCCCGAGCGCTGACGGAGCGGGTCGGCTGGCTCCCCCAGCGCCGCGAGGGACTCCTCGACGAGGAGGCCACCGTCCGGGAGCACGTCTCCCGGGCCGCGCCGGATCGTCCTGCGGTCGAGCTGCGGAACGCCCTCGCGCGGCTCCTGGTGCGCGGCGACGTGGTCGATCGGAGGATCGCGTCGCTCTCGGGCGGCGAGCGGTTCCGCGTCGCGCTCGCCGGGCTCGTGCTGGCGCAGCCCGCTCCGCAGCTGCTCGTGCTCGACGAGCCGACGAACGACCTCGATCTCGCCACGACCGACCACCTCGTCGACGTTCTCGCCGCCTGGCGGGGCGGCCTGGTCGTCGTCAGCCACGACGAGGCGTTCCTCGACCGGCTCGGACTCCACTCCCGAGTGGTGCTCGACCCGGAGTGA
- a CDS encoding LacI family DNA-binding transcriptional regulator → MVTIRDVAADAGVARSTVSYVLSGNKKLPEATRLRVLASVERLGYRPDPMARALALRRTNILGFFASVDPESRQTDVDVFMRFVRAAMYAARARGFDLLMMGTGEGELARDVLADALVVMDIRRDDPRLPVLASIGLPTALVGYPGEGSPFSAIDLDFDGAARVAVDHLADLGHVEIAVLGMGPDAYESGYAFALRFREGFLDQCRLRGVRGAVIPSTDDVDDWFEQAQEQLPGLSAVVTHGPGVLEPFLQRLSGLGLRVPEDCSIMTIAPEAVMRHADQPVTVVDLPGDEMVSRAVDLVLDELAGTATPGVTELLPAVVVDLGTTAPFSPGTSRGVVPSWRRARG, encoded by the coding sequence ATGGTGACCATTCGCGACGTCGCGGCCGATGCGGGGGTGGCCCGCAGCACGGTGTCCTACGTGCTCTCCGGCAACAAGAAGCTCCCGGAGGCGACCCGCCTGCGCGTGCTCGCGAGCGTGGAGCGGCTCGGCTACCGGCCCGACCCGATGGCGCGGGCCCTGGCGCTGCGGCGCACGAACATCCTCGGCTTCTTCGCCTCCGTCGATCCGGAGTCGCGGCAGACCGATGTCGACGTCTTCATGCGCTTCGTGCGGGCGGCGATGTACGCGGCCCGCGCCCGCGGCTTCGACCTGCTGATGATGGGCACGGGCGAGGGGGAGCTCGCGCGCGACGTCCTCGCCGATGCGCTCGTCGTGATGGACATCCGCCGGGACGACCCCCGGCTGCCGGTCCTCGCGAGCATCGGCCTGCCGACCGCGCTGGTCGGCTACCCGGGCGAGGGCAGCCCGTTCAGCGCGATCGACCTCGACTTCGACGGCGCGGCGCGGGTCGCCGTCGACCACCTCGCCGACCTCGGGCACGTCGAGATCGCGGTCCTCGGGATGGGCCCCGACGCCTACGAGAGCGGCTACGCCTTCGCCCTGCGGTTCCGCGAGGGCTTCCTCGACCAGTGCCGCCTGCGCGGCGTGCGGGGCGCCGTCATCCCCAGCACCGACGACGTCGACGACTGGTTCGAGCAGGCGCAGGAGCAGCTCCCCGGCCTGAGCGCCGTGGTCACGCACGGGCCGGGCGTGCTCGAGCCGTTCCTGCAGCGCCTCAGCGGCCTGGGCCTGCGCGTCCCGGAGGACTGCTCGATCATGACCATCGCCCCGGAGGCGGTGATGCGGCACGCCGACCAGCCGGTCACCGTGGTGGACCTGCCCGGCGACGAGATGGTCTCGCGGGCGGTCGACCTGGTGCTCGACGAGCTCGCCGGCACCGCGACTCCGGGAGTGACGGAGCTGCTGCCCGCGGTGGTCGTGGACCTCGGCACCACCGCGCCCTTCTCCCCGGGCACCAGCCGCGGCGTCGTCCCGTCGTGGCGGCGGGCGCGCGGCTGA
- a CDS encoding extracellular solute-binding protein: protein MKNSIRRAAGAASLVLIAGVALSACSAQGAGDDSSKSLTLWDSFTQYDASSPYGQLLAGCEASTGITLERTSDPDLTTKLLQSAASKTTPNLVVLDNPNVAKFADTGLLVDNAASGLDTSDVLPNVLAAGQLDGKTYGSSIGSNTLALFYNKALFEAAGVTPPTTWDELTTAAKALTAGDVTGLGFSAIGTEEGTFQFLPFFWGSGATLEDISSDDAVSALALWTDLVKSGSASQANVNANQQDVRDQFLAGKLGMMVNGTWQLSALDEAGIDYGVVPIPAKDGGAAPSPLGGEFVEVVASDAAKQTLATEFAQCVIQPDSLKAWAAGQSYIMPYADAAAEQATEDPALQPWVEAISVAQGRTSDLGVAYPDTSKALWTAIQESLTGSKTPQAALDDAAASLK from the coding sequence GTGAAGAACAGCATCCGACGGGCCGCAGGCGCCGCCTCCCTCGTCCTCATCGCCGGAGTCGCCCTCAGCGCGTGCAGCGCACAGGGAGCGGGCGACGACTCGTCGAAGTCGCTCACCCTCTGGGACAGCTTCACCCAGTACGACGCGTCCTCCCCCTACGGCCAGCTCCTGGCCGGCTGCGAGGCCTCGACCGGGATCACCCTCGAGCGCACCTCCGACCCCGACCTCACCACCAAGCTCCTGCAGTCGGCCGCGTCGAAGACCACGCCGAACCTGGTCGTCCTCGACAACCCCAACGTCGCGAAGTTCGCCGACACCGGCCTGCTCGTCGACAACGCCGCCTCCGGGCTCGACACGAGCGACGTCCTCCCGAACGTGCTCGCCGCCGGCCAGCTGGACGGGAAGACCTACGGCTCGTCGATCGGCTCGAACACCCTCGCGCTCTTCTACAACAAGGCGCTCTTCGAGGCCGCCGGCGTCACTCCGCCGACGACCTGGGACGAGCTGACCACCGCCGCGAAGGCCCTCACCGCGGGCGACGTCACCGGGCTCGGCTTCTCCGCGATCGGCACCGAGGAGGGCACCTTCCAGTTCCTGCCCTTCTTCTGGGGCTCCGGTGCGACCCTCGAGGACATCTCCTCCGACGACGCCGTCTCGGCGCTCGCGCTCTGGACCGACCTGGTGAAGAGCGGCTCGGCCTCGCAGGCGAACGTCAACGCCAACCAGCAGGACGTCCGCGACCAGTTCCTCGCGGGCAAGCTCGGGATGATGGTCAACGGCACCTGGCAGCTCTCCGCCCTCGACGAGGCGGGCATCGACTACGGCGTCGTGCCGATCCCGGCGAAGGACGGGGGAGCGGCACCGAGCCCGCTCGGCGGCGAGTTCGTCGAGGTGGTCGCCTCCGACGCCGCGAAGCAGACCCTCGCCACGGAGTTCGCGCAGTGCGTCATCCAGCCCGACAGCCTGAAGGCCTGGGCGGCCGGCCAGTCGTACATCATGCCGTACGCCGACGCGGCCGCCGAGCAGGCGACCGAGGACCCCGCGCTCCAGCCGTGGGTCGAGGCCATCTCGGTCGCGCAGGGACGCACCAGCGACCTCGGCGTCGCCTACCCGGACACCTCGAAGGCGCTCTGGACCGCGATCCAGGAGTCGCTGACCGGCTCGAAGACGCCGCAGGCGGCCCTCGACGACGCCGCGGCGAGCCTGAAGTAG
- a CDS encoding sugar ABC transporter permease yields the protein MTDPAVLTAPVAGGAATRPPARRRPRSHLRLAAAAFMAPVVIFLAVFFVYPIIRGVVLSLQDFGPSSFVTGIAPFVGFDNYVTVVTDPIFASIAWHTVVFTVVSLVGQFTIGMALALFFSRRFPLSATFRSLILLPWLLPLIVSATAWRWIFDQQFGILNAAIGTPVGWLTDPSVSLWAVIIANIWLGIPFNMVLLHGGLQGIPESLYEAAALDGASRWRSFWSITWPLLRPVTSVTLLLGLVYTIKVFDVIWILTKGGPANSSHTLATWAYEQSFTDLQFGVGAAAGQILVIVALVFGVIYIRAQRKEDLG from the coding sequence ATGACCGACCCCGCCGTGCTCACGGCGCCGGTCGCGGGCGGGGCGGCCACCAGGCCGCCCGCCCGCCGCCGACCCCGCTCCCACCTCCGCCTCGCCGCCGCCGCCTTCATGGCGCCCGTGGTGATCTTCCTCGCCGTCTTCTTCGTCTACCCGATCATCCGCGGCGTCGTCCTCAGCCTCCAGGACTTCGGACCGTCGTCCTTCGTGACCGGGATCGCCCCCTTCGTCGGCTTCGACAACTACGTCACGGTCGTCACTGATCCGATCTTCGCGAGCATCGCCTGGCACACCGTGGTCTTCACCGTGGTCTCGCTGGTGGGCCAGTTCACGATCGGCATGGCCCTGGCGCTGTTCTTCAGCCGCCGGTTCCCGCTCTCGGCGACGTTCCGCTCCCTCATCCTGCTGCCGTGGCTCCTGCCGCTGATCGTCTCGGCGACGGCCTGGCGCTGGATCTTCGACCAGCAGTTCGGCATCCTGAACGCCGCGATCGGCACGCCGGTCGGCTGGCTGACCGATCCGTCCGTCTCGCTGTGGGCGGTCATCATCGCCAACATCTGGCTGGGCATCCCGTTCAACATGGTGCTGCTGCACGGAGGCCTGCAGGGCATCCCCGAGAGCCTCTACGAGGCCGCGGCACTGGACGGCGCCTCGCGCTGGCGGTCCTTCTGGAGCATCACCTGGCCGCTGCTGCGACCGGTGACCTCCGTCACGCTCCTCCTCGGCCTCGTCTACACGATCAAGGTGTTCGACGTCATCTGGATCCTCACCAAGGGAGGCCCGGCCAACAGCTCGCACACCCTGGCGACGTGGGCCTACGAGCAGTCCTTCACCGACCTGCAGTTCGGAGTCGGAGCGGCGGCCGGCCAGATCCTCGTGATCGTCGCCCTCGTCTTCGGCGTGATCTACATCCGCGCCCAGCGCAAGGAGGACCTCGGATGA
- a CDS encoding carbohydrate ABC transporter permease, producing the protein MNRHTTGLRRGIDVVIAIVLCGFLLFPLYWMVNVSLTKPQNLIQTPPSLFPGDPTLDGYVQAFSTQLPNLITSLVISIGCVILTLAIALPAAFAMAKFRVRGTGVVMFVFLLAQMIPGIVLVTALFAIYNALGLLNTYPGLILADATASVPFAVIILRAFMLGIPDELIEAARIDGASNWRSFVSIVIPLSRNSIVTAGLFSFLFAWADFLNANSLTSGNSIVPFTLGLYRYIGSTTTNWNGIMATAVIASIPAAVLLIVAQRYVAAGVTAGAVKD; encoded by the coding sequence ATGAACCGGCACACCACAGGGCTGCGCCGCGGGATCGACGTGGTCATCGCGATCGTGCTCTGCGGCTTCCTCCTCTTCCCGCTCTACTGGATGGTCAACGTCTCGCTGACCAAGCCGCAGAACCTGATCCAGACCCCGCCGAGCCTGTTCCCCGGCGACCCGACGCTCGACGGGTACGTGCAGGCGTTCTCGACGCAGCTGCCGAACCTCATCACGAGCCTCGTGATCTCGATCGGCTGCGTGATCCTGACGCTGGCGATCGCCCTGCCCGCCGCCTTCGCGATGGCGAAGTTCCGGGTGCGGGGGACCGGCGTCGTGATGTTCGTGTTCCTCCTCGCCCAGATGATCCCCGGGATCGTCCTGGTCACCGCGCTGTTCGCGATCTACAACGCGCTGGGGCTGCTCAACACCTATCCGGGCCTGATCCTCGCCGACGCGACCGCCTCCGTGCCGTTCGCGGTGATCATCCTCCGGGCCTTCATGCTCGGCATCCCCGACGAGCTGATCGAGGCCGCGCGGATCGACGGTGCGAGCAACTGGCGCTCCTTCGTCTCGATCGTCATCCCCCTGAGCCGGAACTCGATCGTGACCGCGGGCCTGTTCTCGTTCCTGTTCGCCTGGGCCGACTTCCTCAACGCGAACTCGCTCACCTCGGGCAACAGCATCGTGCCGTTCACCCTCGGCCTCTACCGCTACATCGGATCGACCACCACCAACTGGAACGGGATCATGGCGACCGCCGTGATCGCCTCCATCCCGGCCGCCGTGCTGCTGATCGTGGCCCAGCGCTACGTCGCCGCCGGGGTCACCGCCGGCGCGGTCAAGGACTGA